A single genomic interval of Pyrobaculum arsenaticum DSM 13514 harbors:
- a CDS encoding purine-nucleoside phosphorylase has translation MPYHIRAGEGDVAPVVIGVGDPARAKLFASLLDGARQVNEHRYPVYTGYFRGRPITVAAHGIGGPSAAIAIEELRMLGMEVFIRIGTAGSFGDLEVGDVVVAAAAAAPPGGVLGAYFGGHLPPLAADPQLTLALAKAIGARMGYVVSSDAFYAEDPHFAEFWKSRRALAVEMECATAMALGWLRGFKTGCVLVISNIVGRHDVVDLTERFKDVFFKTLTALDVVETSAGRLTSRLSSDGLPSFL, from the coding sequence ATGCCCTACCACATTAGGGCTGGGGAGGGGGACGTCGCGCCTGTGGTCATCGGCGTGGGGGATCCAGCTAGGGCAAAGCTATTCGCGTCTCTACTCGACGGGGCGAGGCAGGTGAACGAGCATAGATATCCTGTATACACGGGGTATTTCAGAGGCAGGCCGATAACGGTGGCGGCCCACGGGATAGGGGGACCCTCGGCGGCGATAGCAATAGAGGAGTTAAGGATGCTCGGGATGGAGGTTTTCATCCGCATCGGCACCGCAGGTTCTTTCGGCGACTTGGAGGTGGGCGACGTGGTGGTGGCCGCCGCAGCGGCCGCGCCTCCCGGCGGCGTGCTAGGCGCATACTTCGGCGGCCACTTGCCGCCGCTTGCCGCAGACCCCCAGCTCACCTTAGCCTTGGCAAAGGCGATCGGCGCTAGGATGGGCTACGTCGTGTCGAGCGACGCGTTCTACGCCGAGGATCCCCACTTTGCGGAGTTTTGGAAAAGCCGCAGGGCCCTCGCCGTCGAGATGGAGTGCGCCACAGCGATGGCTCTGGGGTGGCTCAGAGGCTTTAAAACGGGGTGCGTCCTCGTGATCTCGAATATAGTGGGGCGGCACGACGTCGTTGACCTAACGGAGAGATTCAAGGATGTGTTCTTTAAGACTCTTACAGCGCTGGACGTTGTGGAGACATCGGCAGGGCGGTTGACATCACGGCTCAGTAGCGACGGCCTGCCCTCATTTCTATAA
- a CDS encoding lysine exporter LysO family protein — protein sequence MLEPLLRYAGAIALGYAVGRLTRRRPPQWAYTPLVAALIFFVAANASRVVLGNLGLFLAVSLAYAAALVLMTAAIGSLFDRSTSYEAVGRPAISLYAVAAMALGLAVGYYASLDYGVAIDPLLITLLLVAGADMAGVKIRLERKTLAAPAASLVAATVVAPLFTAAFKITPAVAYGLGWYSFTGPYLAGAGDAAGGAYGLLVNFFREQLTFVLAPLLARRFGRVGVLAAGGATTMDNTLPLYVALYGPSFSIYAFANGVLLTLIVPIVVPAVHQLYVA from the coding sequence GTGCTGGAGCCCTTGTTGAGATACGCGGGGGCTATAGCTCTCGGATACGCCGTGGGGAGGCTGACCAGGAGGAGACCTCCTCAGTGGGCGTACACCCCGCTAGTGGCGGCGTTGATATTTTTTGTGGCCGCCAACGCATCTAGGGTAGTCTTGGGAAACCTTGGGCTTTTCTTAGCAGTGTCTCTGGCGTATGCGGCGGCGCTGGTGTTGATGACCGCCGCTATTGGTTCTCTCTTTGATCGATCCACGTCTTACGAGGCGGTGGGAAGGCCTGCGATTTCCCTCTACGCCGTCGCGGCAATGGCCCTTGGCCTAGCTGTGGGGTACTACGCCAGTCTCGACTACGGGGTTGCAATAGACCCATTACTAATTACTCTGCTCCTCGTAGCAGGCGCTGACATGGCTGGCGTTAAGATAAGGCTAGAGAGGAAGACCCTAGCAGCCCCCGCCGCCTCTCTTGTAGCCGCTACTGTAGTGGCGCCGCTTTTCACGGCGGCGTTTAAGATAACGCCGGCGGTGGCGTACGGCCTGGGGTGGTACAGCTTCACAGGCCCCTATCTAGCAGGTGCGGGAGATGCCGCCGGAGGGGCGTATGGCCTCTTGGTCAACTTTTTCAGAGAACAACTAACCTTCGTCCTGGCTCCCCTCCTGGCCCGGAGGTTTGGCAGAGTCGGGGTGCTGGCCGCCGGCGGCGCGACGACCATGGACAACACCTTGCCGCTCTACGTCGCCCTCTATGGCCCCTCCTTTTCGATATACGCTTTTGCAAACGGCGTCTTGCTCACGCTAATAGTGCCCATAGTAGTGCCCGCCGTGCACCAGCTCTACGTTGCATAA
- a CDS encoding UbiX family flavin prenyltransferase: protein MRVFLGITGASGVIYGIKTLELLKRVGAEVHLSISRVAEKVIEHETDYDVEEVKKMADFVWEEGDLTAPPASGSYPIDAVAVVPCSTKTLAAIANGVTLNLIVRAAEVGLKERRRVVLVIRESPLSLIHIRNMEAVTLAGAVVMPAAPGFYTKPKTIDELVTAFAGRVLDALGIRHKLTPRWRL, encoded by the coding sequence ATGAGGGTTTTTCTAGGAATAACAGGCGCCTCTGGGGTGATTTACGGAATAAAGACTCTGGAACTGCTGAAAAGGGTAGGCGCAGAGGTCCACCTCTCTATTTCCCGTGTTGCTGAGAAGGTCATTGAGCACGAGACAGACTACGACGTAGAGGAGGTGAAAAAGATGGCCGACTTCGTCTGGGAGGAGGGCGACCTCACGGCGCCGCCTGCCTCTGGTAGCTACCCAATAGACGCAGTGGCCGTAGTCCCTTGTTCCACCAAGACATTAGCTGCCATCGCAAACGGCGTGACGCTAAATCTTATCGTCAGGGCTGCTGAGGTGGGGCTTAAGGAGAGGAGGAGGGTAGTGCTAGTGATAAGGGAGAGCCCCCTCTCTCTGATCCACATCAGGAATATGGAGGCAGTGACTCTGGCCGGCGCGGTGGTCATGCCTGCAGCCCCGGGGTTCTACACGAAGCCGAAGACCATCGACGAGTTGGTGACGGCCTTTGCCGGCCGCGTCTTAGACGCGCTGGGGATTCGGCATAAGCTAACTCCAAGATGGCGCCTCTGA